Proteins from a single region of Terriglobales bacterium:
- a CDS encoding glyoxalase superfamily protein, producing the protein MTDWFARPVLHVKDVEASLRFYVDRLGFTSPWRYDEDGRAHVAQVDRQGCALILADTWPEKIGKALMFISLNVEPATREAAAAAVDALRAELESRGAPVKDGSWGYRLLVVDDPDGNQLFFNYPNDTASGEIASNAT; encoded by the coding sequence ATGACAGACTGGTTCGCGCGCCCCGTCTTACATGTAAAGGATGTCGAGGCGTCGCTCCGCTTTTACGTTGACCGGCTCGGCTTCACCAGCCCCTGGCGCTACGACGAGGACGGCAGAGCACACGTCGCACAGGTTGATCGCCAGGGCTGCGCGCTTATCCTCGCCGACACCTGGCCGGAGAAGATTGGCAAGGCGCTGATGTTCATCTCCCTGAACGTCGAGCCGGCGACGCGCGAGGCCGCTGCCGCCGCTGTGGATGCGCTGCGTGCGGAACTCGAGTCCAGGGGCGCTCCCGTCAAGGATGGTTCGTGGGGCTACAGGCTGCTGGTGGTCGACGATCCCGACGGCAATCAGCTCTTCTTCAACTATCCGAACGACACTGCATCCGGCGAGATTGCCAGCAATGCAACGTGA
- a CDS encoding ABC transporter permease, with amino-acid sequence MGGFTQDLRYALRQMRKSPGFATIAMVTLALGIGASTAMFGVLNAVLLRPIPFADPDSLVRIFSTQRGTIFGPSPMDLRDFAAQNHTFEKMAVYDVWRKNVSFSGGSTEPEQMRVGLVPGQYFEVLGIKPLMGRIFKDEENRWGNNFVAIISYDFWQTRFHGDRAVLGKTIRINDEPYRIIGVTPGEIPDYWVGTPPGKTELWTPFVPYVNGNNTVWKESARGDRGWGAIGRLKPGVSIQQANADLNRIASSLAAQYPLDHDVGVKLQPLQEDQVRNLRPMLRVLMGAVLLILLIACSNVANLLLARNSGRTREIALRAAMGAKQQALIRQFMVENLTLGLLGGALGCALAWWGCAIVSRIHPAQLPQLAGVSIDFRVLAFAFFISLFSCLIFGIVPALANLKVSPAESLKEAGRTSTTSRGRKRLGRLFVASEIAFAVMLLIATGLLIQSLVRLQNQNTGFRPDHLLRTHLYLPFVRYPNTGSITRFCDEYASRVRQLPGVKDVTVSAASPPDDQWKQNFTIDGQPVSRLEDTPIAARNATDSNYLRTLGIPVIEGRDFSEFDTETSPAVALVNQAFVKKYFPGEDPLGKRLRISVAQQLGVGHTADEVFTIVGVVGNTMNRGPALPPMPHFTTLFRQTPDLNVGFKTLIVRTALDPMQLAPSIRQQLHSLDPNLPFAEVATVDELILEQTADRRYTTGLLALFAALGLLLAGIGVYGVVSYVVAQRTGEIGLRMALGAQRGDVLWLVVRQGIGMATAGAAAGLFGAWAFRKAVAQLVFGISPADPITFFAAAALLVGLAAFACLAPARRAMKVDPIVALRYE; translated from the coding sequence ATGGGGGGATTTACGCAGGACCTACGCTATGCGCTGCGTCAGATGCGCAAGAGCCCGGGATTTGCGACGATCGCCATGGTTACGCTTGCGTTGGGAATCGGCGCAAGCACAGCGATGTTCGGCGTGTTGAATGCAGTACTGCTTCGTCCCATTCCATTCGCTGATCCTGACAGTTTGGTAAGAATCTTTTCCACGCAGCGCGGGACCATTTTTGGTCCGTCGCCGATGGATCTGCGCGACTTTGCTGCTCAAAACCACACATTCGAAAAGATGGCTGTCTACGATGTGTGGAGAAAGAACGTCAGCTTCAGCGGTGGGTCGACGGAACCTGAACAAATGCGTGTGGGACTGGTTCCCGGCCAATATTTCGAAGTGCTCGGCATCAAGCCTCTGATGGGCCGGATCTTTAAAGATGAAGAGAACCGTTGGGGAAACAACTTCGTAGCCATCATCAGCTACGACTTCTGGCAGACGCGTTTTCACGGTGACCGCGCGGTCCTTGGCAAAACGATCCGAATCAACGACGAGCCGTACCGCATTATTGGCGTAACGCCGGGTGAAATTCCCGACTACTGGGTTGGGACACCACCTGGCAAAACCGAGCTCTGGACGCCGTTTGTACCTTACGTGAATGGCAACAATACGGTTTGGAAAGAAAGCGCGCGAGGTGACCGTGGCTGGGGCGCGATCGGCCGTCTGAAACCTGGCGTAAGCATTCAGCAGGCGAACGCTGATCTGAACAGAATCGCAAGCAGTCTGGCTGCGCAATATCCGCTTGATCATGATGTTGGAGTAAAGCTGCAGCCGTTGCAGGAAGACCAGGTCCGGAACTTGCGTCCCATGCTGCGAGTTCTGATGGGTGCGGTTCTGCTAATCCTTCTTATTGCCTGCTCCAACGTCGCCAATCTGCTGTTAGCGAGAAATTCCGGGCGCACTCGAGAGATCGCTTTGCGGGCCGCCATGGGAGCAAAACAGCAGGCCCTCATTCGGCAATTCATGGTCGAGAATTTGACTCTCGGATTGCTGGGCGGAGCGCTCGGCTGCGCGCTCGCCTGGTGGGGCTGTGCGATTGTGAGCCGAATTCATCCAGCGCAGCTTCCGCAGCTTGCGGGCGTGAGCATTGATTTTCGCGTCCTCGCGTTTGCTTTCTTCATATCCCTGTTCAGCTGCCTGATCTTCGGCATTGTGCCCGCTTTGGCCAATCTGAAAGTGAGTCCGGCGGAAAGTCTTAAAGAAGCCGGCCGCACCAGCACTACGAGCAGAGGGCGCAAGCGTTTAGGGCGTCTGTTTGTAGCGAGCGAGATTGCATTCGCAGTGATGCTGCTGATCGCCACTGGACTCTTGATTCAGAGCCTCGTTCGATTGCAGAACCAAAACACCGGCTTCCGTCCCGATCATCTGTTACGAACGCATTTGTATCTTCCATTTGTGCGCTATCCCAATACGGGAAGTATTACGCGATTCTGCGACGAATACGCCTCGCGCGTGCGCCAACTGCCGGGCGTGAAGGATGTGACCGTAAGCGCTGCGAGTCCGCCCGACGATCAATGGAAGCAAAACTTCACCATTGATGGCCAGCCTGTGTCGCGGCTCGAGGACACTCCTATCGCCGCGCGCAACGCCACGGATTCTAATTATCTGCGTACGCTCGGAATTCCCGTGATCGAGGGTCGTGATTTTTCGGAGTTCGATACGGAAACCAGTCCCGCTGTGGCTTTGGTAAATCAGGCGTTCGTGAAGAAGTATTTTCCTGGCGAAGATCCCCTTGGCAAACGATTGCGCATCAGTGTGGCGCAGCAGTTAGGGGTAGGACATACTGCCGACGAGGTTTTCACCATTGTCGGCGTGGTAGGAAATACGATGAACCGTGGTCCGGCGCTTCCGCCCATGCCGCACTTCACCACTCTGTTTCGGCAGACGCCCGATCTGAATGTCGGCTTCAAAACGTTGATCGTGCGCACGGCTCTTGATCCCATGCAGTTGGCGCCATCGATCCGGCAGCAGCTTCATTCACTCGATCCCAACTTGCCGTTCGCGGAAGTCGCAACTGTGGATGAGCTGATTCTCGAGCAAACGGCCGATCGACGCTATACCACGGGCCTGCTCGCGCTGTTCGCAGCGTTAGGATTGCTGCTCGCTGGAATTGGCGTGTACGGAGTGGTGTCCTACGTAGTTGCGCAACGGACCGGCGAGATCGGCTTGCGCATGGCGCTAGGCGCGCAACGCGGGGACGTCCTCTGGCTAGTGGTCCGACAGGGAATTGGCATGGCCACAGCAGGTGCTGCAGCGGGGCTTTTTGGCGCTTGGGCGTTCCGAAAAGCGGTTGCGCAACTTGTGTTCGGCATTTCACCCGCGGACCCGATCACTTTTTTTGCCGCAGCAGCTCTTCTGGTTGGTCTCGCGGCCTTCGCATGTCTAGCGCCTGCGCGAAGGGCGATGAAAGTCGATCCTATTGTCGCATTGCGTTACGAATAG
- a CDS encoding response regulator, whose protein sequence is MVKAILFVDDHEVLARLSCEILEMQGYKAVSAYSAKEALEKFDQQDFDILVTDFRMEGMNGVELAHKVREKSPNTPVIIVTGYGPIDGGKDVAACLQKEDLFPALIEKIKFFLGERPAVEQQQPIAANS, encoded by the coding sequence ATGGTGAAAGCGATCCTGTTCGTGGACGACCATGAAGTCCTGGCGCGGCTGAGCTGCGAGATCCTGGAAATGCAGGGCTACAAGGCAGTCAGCGCGTACAGCGCAAAAGAGGCTCTGGAGAAGTTCGATCAACAGGATTTCGACATTCTCGTCACCGACTTCCGCATGGAAGGCATGAACGGCGTCGAATTAGCGCACAAAGTTCGCGAGAAAAGTCCCAACACTCCCGTGATTATCGTGACCGGTTATGGTCCAATTGACGGCGGAAAAGATGTAGCCGCATGCCTGCAAAAGGAAGACCTCTTCCCTGCTCTGATTGAAAAAATCAAATTCTTTTTAGGTGAGCGTCCCGCTGTGGAACAACAACAGCCTATTGCAGCAAATTCCTGA